A genomic window from Cryobacterium sp. SO2 includes:
- a CDS encoding carboxylesterase/lipase family protein, protein MTSDTGTRALDPLEVRVSGGLVRGVRERGIRAWRGIPYAAAPVGPLRFRAPVPPEPWRGVRDAAGFGPVATQSHKGQFIGAHPRIPQSEDCLNLNVIAPDRPSDDGALCPVMVFVHGGAYSVGSSRENPRQGEGLVRRGGIIYVGLNYRLGALGYLDFSRYSTPERPFESNLGLRDQVAALAWVRANIRAFGGDPDAVTLFGESAGGNAVTTLMTVPAAGGLFQRAIAQSSPPNAVYPPALTAEWAATFVGILAEQTLGAPETGAAPVHPAAQLANHPVEPPVSSGLTDAEAVRLLLDADPARLAGATTTLTVRSPDQYPGTIPLCPVIDGDFLPERPLDAFRDGRAARIPLIIGTNEREGSLFSGRIDILASTPPRMRAVFANTKKKARKALKAQYPGIPAPRAALDFGGDYSFWYPSVKVGERHSRYAPVHFYRFDAAPRLLRRMGLDATHGLELFPLFDRLDGWFGRGMTVLGGRRAFKAIGARMQGWWLAFAATGTPGDGWPEYTETERLTLIIDTRDRVESDPHAERRVAWGKFVPHV, encoded by the coding sequence ATGACTTCGGACACCGGCACCCGCGCCCTCGATCCGCTCGAGGTCAGGGTGTCCGGCGGGCTCGTGCGCGGCGTCCGTGAGCGCGGCATCCGCGCCTGGCGTGGCATCCCGTATGCGGCAGCGCCGGTGGGCCCGCTGCGGTTCCGCGCCCCCGTGCCGCCGGAACCCTGGCGGGGCGTGCGCGATGCCGCCGGGTTCGGCCCGGTGGCCACGCAGAGCCACAAGGGCCAGTTCATCGGTGCGCACCCGCGCATCCCGCAAAGCGAGGACTGCCTCAATCTCAACGTGATCGCGCCCGACCGGCCGAGCGACGACGGGGCGCTCTGCCCGGTGATGGTGTTCGTGCACGGCGGCGCATACAGTGTGGGCTCGTCCAGGGAGAACCCCCGCCAGGGCGAGGGCCTCGTGCGTCGCGGCGGCATCATCTATGTGGGGCTCAACTACCGGTTGGGTGCGCTCGGCTACCTCGACTTCAGCCGCTACTCCACGCCGGAGCGTCCATTCGAGAGCAACCTGGGCCTGCGCGACCAGGTTGCGGCGCTGGCCTGGGTGCGCGCCAACATCCGTGCCTTCGGCGGCGACCCGGATGCGGTGACCCTGTTCGGCGAATCGGCCGGCGGCAATGCCGTGACGACGCTGATGACCGTACCGGCGGCCGGTGGGCTGTTCCAGCGGGCCATCGCCCAGAGCTCCCCGCCGAACGCCGTCTACCCGCCGGCGCTCACAGCCGAGTGGGCGGCGACGTTTGTGGGTATCCTCGCCGAACAGACCCTCGGCGCCCCGGAAACCGGGGCGGCGCCCGTGCATCCCGCCGCGCAGCTGGCAAACCACCCGGTCGAGCCGCCGGTGAGCTCTGGCCTCACCGACGCCGAGGCCGTGCGGCTGTTGCTCGACGCCGACCCAGCCCGCCTCGCCGGTGCCACCACCACCCTCACTGTGCGCTCGCCCGACCAGTACCCCGGCACGATCCCGCTCTGTCCCGTGATCGACGGCGATTTCTTGCCCGAACGGCCCCTCGACGCGTTCCGGGACGGCCGGGCCGCCCGCATCCCGCTGATCATCGGCACCAACGAGCGGGAGGGCTCCCTGTTCAGCGGGCGCATCGACATCCTCGCGTCGACGCCGCCGCGCATGCGGGCGGTCTTCGCGAACACCAAGAAGAAGGCCAGGAAGGCGCTCAAGGCCCAGTACCCCGGTATCCCCGCGCCGCGGGCCGCGCTCGACTTCGGCGGCGATTACTCGTTCTGGTACCCCAGCGTCAAGGTGGGGGAGCGGCACTCCCGGTACGCTCCCGTGCACTTCTACCGGTTCGACGCCGCGCCCCGATTGCTGCGACGGATGGGCCTGGACGCCACCCACGGGCTGGAGCTGTTCCCGCTCTTCGACAGGCTCGACGGCTGGTTCGGGCGCGGCATGACCGTGCTGGGCGGCCGACGGGCCTTCAAGGCCATCGGTGCGCGCATGCAGGGCTGGTGGCTGGCCTTCGCCGCCACGGGCACTCCAGGGGACGGCTGGCCGGAGTACACCGAGACCGAGCGTTTGACGCTCATCATCGACACCAGGGACCGGGTGGAGTCTGATCCGCACGCCGAACGCCGGGTCGCGTGGGGCAAGTTCGTGCCGCACGTTTGA
- a CDS encoding NCS2 family permease → MLDRYFEITRRGSTWGREVRGGLVTFVTMAYIVILNPLILGGFSADQAAVDVAGNWLPNGQVAAVTALTAGVMTILFGVIARLPFGFAAGLGINSFLAVSVVGQVTWPEAMGLVVINGLIIVLLASTGLREMIFTAVPRQLKIAITVGIGLFIAFIGLVDSGFVRASGVASPPVQLGESGSVASLPTAVFVIGLLLIGVLVARKVKGALLIGIVGTTVLAVILEAIFKVGPSLGTNPAGWNLNAPVLPTSFVALPDLSLVGQVSFGAFERIGVLAAVMLVFTLVFTNFFDAMGTMTGLSNEAGVSDKNGNFPRLKSALIVEGVGAVVGGATSSSSNTVFIESGAGIGEGARTGFANVVTGLLFLAAMFFTPLTQIVPLEVAAAALVIVGAMMVSQIRFIDFSDFSIVLPVFLTIIVMPLSYSIANGIGAGFISWVIVRSLSGKAREISPLLWIVAAGFLVFFVRGPIEVLFGV, encoded by the coding sequence GTGCTCGACCGCTACTTCGAGATCACCCGCCGCGGTTCCACCTGGGGCCGAGAGGTGCGCGGAGGCCTGGTGACTTTCGTCACGATGGCCTACATCGTCATCCTCAACCCGCTCATCCTCGGTGGCTTCAGCGCCGACCAGGCCGCCGTCGACGTGGCCGGCAACTGGCTGCCCAACGGCCAGGTCGCCGCGGTCACCGCGCTCACCGCCGGCGTCATGACGATCCTCTTCGGTGTCATCGCCCGCCTGCCGTTCGGCTTCGCCGCCGGGCTCGGCATCAACTCCTTCCTCGCCGTGAGCGTTGTGGGGCAGGTCACCTGGCCCGAGGCCATGGGCCTGGTCGTCATCAACGGCCTCATCATCGTGCTTCTGGCCTCCACCGGCCTGCGCGAGATGATCTTCACCGCCGTGCCGCGTCAGCTCAAGATCGCCATCACCGTGGGCATCGGCCTGTTCATCGCGTTCATCGGTCTGGTCGACTCCGGTTTCGTGCGCGCCAGCGGCGTCGCCTCGCCGCCCGTGCAGCTCGGCGAGTCCGGCTCCGTCGCCAGCCTGCCCACCGCCGTCTTCGTGATCGGCCTGCTGCTCATCGGCGTGCTCGTGGCCCGCAAGGTCAAGGGCGCCCTGCTCATCGGCATCGTCGGCACCACGGTGCTCGCCGTCATCCTCGAGGCGATCTTCAAGGTCGGCCCGTCGCTGGGCACCAACCCGGCCGGCTGGAACCTCAACGCCCCCGTGCTGCCCACGAGCTTCGTCGCACTGCCCGACCTCTCCCTCGTCGGGCAGGTGAGCTTCGGCGCGTTCGAACGCATCGGCGTGCTCGCGGCCGTGATGCTCGTCTTCACGCTCGTGTTCACGAACTTCTTCGACGCCATGGGCACCATGACCGGCCTCTCCAACGAGGCCGGCGTCTCCGACAAGAACGGCAACTTCCCCCGCCTCAAGTCCGCGCTGATCGTCGAGGGTGTCGGCGCCGTCGTCGGTGGCGCCACCTCCTCGTCGTCGAACACCGTGTTCATCGAGTCCGGCGCCGGTATCGGCGAGGGCGCCCGCACCGGCTTCGCCAACGTCGTCACGGGTCTGCTGTTCCTCGCGGCGATGTTCTTCACGCCGCTCACCCAGATCGTGCCGCTCGAGGTGGCCGCCGCCGCCCTCGTGATCGTGGGCGCCATGATGGTGTCGCAGATCCGGTTCATCGACTTCAGCGACTTCTCCATCGTGCTGCCGGTGTTCCTCACCATCATCGTGATGCCGCTGAGCTACTCCATCGCCAACGGCATCGGCGCCGGCTTCATCAGCTGGGTCATCGTGCGCTCGCTCTCCGGCAAGGCCCGCGAGATCAGCCCGCTGCTCTGGATCGTCGCGGCCGGCTTCCTGGTCTTCTTCGTGCGCGGCCCCATCGAGGTCTTGTTCGGCGTCTAA
- a CDS encoding FCD domain-containing protein, protein MIQQGNDTEPAGTESAGTDPTGTEPVGGIRSELLLRPVHGGNAFEETVQRLLQTVRLGLIAPGERLPAERDLAGMLAVSRDTLRDALASLGEAGYLVSRRGRYGGTFVVDELPTPAPGPGGEPLAQRRFTPAEIDDALILREVLEVGAARQAAARPLSPADRDALWTSLGDSIAATDEDYRRLDSRLHLTIGELAGSSSLVPLLAEVRMRANELLDGIPSLGPNIAHSNHQHEQIVMAILTGNPDAAAQAMAEHLAGTALLLRGFLE, encoded by the coding sequence ATGATCCAGCAGGGAAACGACACCGAACCGGCCGGCACCGAATCCGCGGGCACCGACCCGACGGGCACCGAACCGGTCGGCGGCATCCGGTCTGAGCTGCTGCTTCGACCCGTGCACGGCGGCAACGCGTTCGAGGAGACCGTGCAGCGTCTGCTGCAGACCGTGCGGCTGGGCCTGATCGCTCCGGGCGAGCGGCTGCCCGCCGAACGTGATCTCGCCGGCATGCTCGCCGTGAGCCGGGACACCCTGCGCGACGCCCTCGCGTCGCTGGGCGAGGCGGGCTACCTGGTGTCCCGCCGCGGCCGCTACGGCGGCACCTTCGTGGTCGACGAGTTACCGACCCCGGCGCCGGGCCCCGGCGGCGAACCGCTGGCCCAGCGGCGGTTCACTCCGGCGGAGATCGACGACGCCCTGATCCTGCGCGAGGTACTCGAGGTGGGCGCCGCCAGGCAGGCCGCTGCCCGACCGCTCTCCCCGGCCGACCGGGACGCCCTGTGGACCAGCCTGGGCGACTCCATCGCCGCCACCGACGAGGACTACCGCCGGCTCGATTCTCGGCTGCACCTCACCATCGGCGAGCTCGCCGGCTCGAGCTCGCTCGTGCCGCTGCTCGCCGAGGTGCGCATGCGGGCCAACGAACTGCTCGACGGCATCCCCTCGCTCGGCCCCAACATCGCGCACTCCAACCATCAGCACGAACAGATCGTGATGGCGATCCTCACCGGCAACCCGGATGCGGCGGCGCAGGCCATGGCCGAGCACCTCGCCGGTACCGCGCTACTCTTGCGCGGTTTCCTGGAGTAG
- a CDS encoding 3-oxoacyl-ACP reductase: protein MSITPINLTQRLAGKVAVITGGASGIGLATAKRFAAEGATVVIGDVDETTGTAAAELVGGLFVQVDVTDEDQVNTLFDTAAATYGSVDIAFNNAGISPPDDDSIETTELPAWNKVQDVNLKSVYLCCRAALRHMVAQGSGSIINTASFVAVLGSATSQISYTASKGGVLAMSRELGVQFARQGIRVNALCPGPVNTPLLQELFAKDQARAARRLIHIPVGRFAEPEELAAAVAFLASDDASFITGSTFLVDGGISSAYVTPE from the coding sequence ATGAGCATCACCCCGATCAACCTCACCCAGCGCCTGGCCGGCAAGGTCGCCGTGATCACCGGCGGCGCGAGCGGGATCGGACTGGCCACCGCGAAACGGTTCGCCGCCGAGGGCGCCACCGTCGTGATCGGCGACGTCGACGAAACCACCGGAACGGCCGCGGCCGAGCTGGTGGGGGGCCTCTTCGTGCAGGTCGACGTGACCGACGAAGACCAGGTGAACACCCTCTTCGACACCGCGGCCGCCACCTACGGCTCCGTGGACATCGCCTTCAACAACGCCGGCATCTCCCCACCCGACGACGACTCCATCGAGACCACCGAGCTGCCCGCCTGGAACAAGGTGCAGGATGTGAACCTCAAGTCGGTGTACCTGTGCTGCCGGGCCGCGCTGCGGCACATGGTGGCCCAGGGCAGCGGGTCGATCATCAACACCGCGTCGTTCGTGGCGGTGCTCGGCTCGGCCACCAGCCAGATCTCCTACACGGCGTCGAAGGGCGGCGTGCTCGCGATGAGCCGCGAGCTGGGCGTGCAATTCGCCCGGCAGGGCATCAGGGTCAACGCGCTCTGCCCCGGCCCGGTGAACACCCCCCTGCTGCAGGAGCTCTTCGCCAAGGACCAGGCCAGGGCCGCCCGCCGCCTTATCCACATCCCGGTGGGCCGGTTCGCCGAACCCGAAGAACTCGCCGCGGCCGTCGCCTTCCTGGCCAGCGACGATGCCTCCTTCATCACCGGCTCCACCTTCCTCGTCGACGGCGGCATCAGCTCGGCGTACGTGACGCCGGAGTAG
- a CDS encoding aldehyde dehydrogenase family protein yields the protein MTSYTVINPATETAVATVAHLDLTATDDAVARAVAAQKLWARVAPADKAAMLRRFAEAVDGDRENLAGIEVANSGHPISQARWEAGHVRDVLQYYSAAPERLFGRQIPVAGGIDVTFQEPLGVVGVITPWNFPMTIAAWGFAPALAAGNAVLLKPAEWTPLSSIRLGELALAAGLPEGLFQVLPGRGSVVGERFVTHPDVRKVVFTGSTAVGTRIMAGCAAQVKRVTLELGGKSANIVFADSDLEKAAATAPYGVFENAGQDCCARSRILVERTVYDRFMELLEPAVAGVVVGDPTDEATEMGPLVSAAHLARVSEFLPDDAPVAFRGSAPDGPGYWVPPTVLTPASRTDRSVTEEIFGPVVTVLPFDDEADAVQLANDSRYGLSGSIWTRDLGRAVRVARGVESGNLSVNSHSSVRYTTPFGGFKQSGLGRELGPDAPLNFTETKNVFIAVDGL from the coding sequence GTGACCAGTTACACCGTGATCAACCCGGCCACCGAGACCGCGGTGGCCACCGTGGCGCACCTCGACCTCACCGCCACCGACGACGCCGTGGCGCGTGCCGTGGCCGCGCAGAAGCTCTGGGCCAGGGTGGCCCCCGCCGACAAGGCCGCCATGCTGCGCCGCTTCGCCGAGGCCGTCGACGGTGACCGGGAGAACCTCGCCGGCATCGAGGTGGCCAACTCGGGGCATCCGATCAGCCAGGCCCGATGGGAGGCCGGCCATGTGCGCGACGTGCTGCAGTACTACTCGGCCGCCCCCGAACGGCTGTTCGGCCGGCAGATCCCGGTCGCCGGCGGCATCGACGTCACCTTCCAGGAACCGCTCGGCGTTGTCGGCGTGATCACCCCGTGGAACTTCCCGATGACCATCGCGGCCTGGGGATTCGCACCGGCCCTTGCCGCAGGCAATGCTGTGCTCCTGAAACCGGCGGAATGGACGCCGCTCTCCAGCATCCGTCTGGGCGAACTCGCGCTGGCCGCCGGCCTGCCCGAGGGCCTGTTCCAGGTGCTGCCCGGCCGGGGCTCCGTGGTGGGCGAACGTTTCGTGACCCACCCGGACGTGCGCAAGGTGGTCTTCACCGGGTCCACCGCCGTGGGCACCCGGATCATGGCCGGCTGCGCCGCGCAGGTGAAACGGGTCACCCTCGAGCTCGGCGGCAAGAGCGCCAACATCGTCTTCGCCGACTCCGACCTGGAGAAGGCCGCCGCCACGGCGCCGTACGGGGTCTTCGAGAACGCCGGCCAGGACTGCTGCGCGCGCAGCCGCATCCTGGTGGAGCGCACCGTCTACGACAGGTTCATGGAACTGCTCGAACCGGCCGTGGCCGGCGTGGTCGTGGGCGACCCGACCGATGAGGCCACCGAGATGGGCCCGCTCGTCTCGGCCGCTCACCTGGCCAGGGTGTCGGAGTTCCTGCCGGATGACGCGCCCGTCGCCTTCCGCGGCAGCGCCCCCGACGGCCCGGGCTATTGGGTGCCGCCCACTGTGCTCACCCCGGCCAGCCGCACCGACCGCAGCGTGACCGAGGAGATCTTCGGCCCCGTCGTCACGGTGCTGCCCTTCGACGACGAGGCGGATGCCGTGCAGCTGGCCAACGATTCCCGATACGGGCTCTCCGGGTCCATCTGGACCAGGGACCTGGGCCGGGCGGTACGGGTGGCCCGCGGAGTGGAGTCCGGCAATCTGTCGGTCAACTCGCACTCCTCGGTGCGCTACACGACCCCGTTCGGTGGGTTCAAGCAGTCCGGCCTGGGCCGCGAGCTCGGCCCCGACGCCCCATTGAACTTCACCGAGACCAAGAACGTCTTCATCGCCGTCGACGGCCTCTGA
- a CDS encoding gamma-glutamyl-gamma-aminobutyrate hydrolase family protein, which translates to MNASDLLDPPAGASGTPPLIGLTTYLEQASTGVWNVPAAFLPKVYFDAITRAGGIAVLLPPQPVTAGIVARVLDALDGLVITGGKDIEPARYGQHAHPLTDEPRPDRDAWEDALLRGALERDLPFLGICRGAQVLNVTLGGTLHQHLPDLVGDTRYQAGHGIFNTVDVAVQPGSLLSGLVGDAALTVPVYHHQAIDRLADGLSVTGTSDPGIVQAVELSTATFAVAVQWHPEEAQGDLRLFSGLVAAADGRRTASASTANPVTATPSAPEGSIQP; encoded by the coding sequence TTGAACGCCTCTGATCTCCTCGACCCGCCGGCGGGCGCATCGGGCACTCCCCCGCTGATCGGCCTCACCACCTACCTGGAACAGGCCAGCACCGGGGTGTGGAACGTGCCGGCGGCATTCCTGCCGAAGGTCTACTTCGACGCCATCACCCGGGCCGGCGGCATCGCCGTGCTGCTGCCGCCGCAGCCGGTCACCGCGGGCATCGTCGCGCGCGTTCTCGACGCGCTGGACGGCCTGGTGATCACGGGCGGCAAAGACATCGAGCCGGCCAGATACGGGCAGCATGCGCATCCACTCACCGACGAACCCCGCCCGGACCGGGACGCCTGGGAAGACGCGCTGCTGCGCGGCGCCCTCGAGCGCGACCTGCCCTTCCTCGGTATCTGCCGCGGCGCCCAGGTGCTCAATGTGACCCTCGGCGGCACGCTCCACCAGCACCTGCCCGACCTGGTCGGCGACACCAGGTACCAGGCCGGCCACGGCATCTTCAACACGGTGGACGTCGCCGTGCAACCGGGGTCGCTGCTCAGCGGGCTGGTCGGCGATGCCGCGCTCACCGTGCCCGTCTACCACCATCAGGCCATCGACCGGCTGGCCGACGGCCTCTCGGTCACCGGCACCTCCGACCCCGGCATCGTGCAGGCCGTCGAACTGTCGACCGCCACCTTCGCGGTGGCCGTGCAGTGGCACCCGGAGGAGGCTCAGGGCGACCTGCGGCTCTTCAGCGGGCTCGTCGCCGCGGCCGACGGACGCCGCACCGCTTCCGCCAGCACCGCCAACCCCGTCACCGCCACCCCCAGCGCCCCGGAAGGGAGCATCCAGCCGTGA
- a CDS encoding glutamine synthetase family protein — MVSDGTIDTVIVAFTDMQGRLVGKRVSARLFVEDVQSHGAECCNYLLAVDVDMNTVDGYAMSSWERGYGDMVMMPDLSTLRVAPWLPGTALVTADLHWLDEAPVVESPRQILQKQLDRLAALGLEAFVGTELEFMVFDDGYREAWKKGYRELTPATDYNIDYALLASTRMEPLLRDIRLAMDGAGMYCEGVKGECNLGQQEIAFRYAPALVTCDNHSIYKNGAKEIADAHGKSLTFMAKFNEREGNSCHIHISLRGTDGSAVFADADAEHGMSTLFRQFLAGQLAVMRELTLFSAPNINSYKRYVAGSFAPTAIAWGLDNRTCALRVVGRGHGMRVENRVPGGDVNQYLAVSALIAAGLYGIENKLELDDVFVGNAYASDAPRVPATLREAAALFAESPVARAAFGDEVVDHYLNNARIELAAYDAVVTDWERVRGFERL; from the coding sequence ATGGTGTCGGACGGCACCATCGACACCGTCATCGTGGCGTTCACCGACATGCAGGGCCGCCTGGTGGGCAAGCGGGTCTCCGCCCGCCTGTTCGTGGAGGACGTGCAGTCACACGGCGCGGAATGCTGCAACTACCTGCTCGCGGTGGACGTGGACATGAACACCGTCGACGGCTACGCCATGTCGAGTTGGGAACGCGGCTACGGCGACATGGTGATGATGCCCGACCTCAGCACTCTGCGGGTGGCCCCGTGGCTGCCGGGCACCGCCCTGGTGACCGCCGATCTGCACTGGCTCGACGAGGCCCCGGTGGTCGAGTCACCGCGACAGATTCTGCAGAAGCAGCTGGACCGGCTCGCCGCCCTGGGCCTGGAGGCCTTCGTGGGCACCGAGCTGGAGTTCATGGTCTTCGACGACGGCTACCGGGAGGCCTGGAAGAAAGGCTACCGCGAGCTCACCCCGGCCACCGACTACAACATCGACTACGCCCTGCTCGCCTCCACCCGGATGGAGCCACTGCTGCGCGACATCCGCCTGGCCATGGACGGCGCCGGCATGTACTGCGAGGGCGTCAAGGGCGAGTGCAACCTCGGCCAGCAGGAGATCGCGTTCCGCTACGCGCCTGCGCTGGTCACCTGCGACAACCACTCGATCTACAAGAACGGCGCCAAGGAGATCGCGGACGCGCACGGCAAGAGCCTGACCTTCATGGCCAAGTTCAACGAGCGTGAGGGCAACAGCTGCCACATCCACATCAGCCTGCGCGGCACCGACGGGTCGGCGGTCTTCGCCGACGCGGATGCCGAACACGGCATGTCCACCCTTTTCCGGCAGTTCCTGGCCGGCCAGCTCGCCGTGATGCGCGAGCTCACCCTGTTCTCTGCCCCCAACATCAACTCGTACAAACGCTATGTGGCCGGCAGCTTCGCGCCCACCGCGATCGCCTGGGGGCTGGACAACCGCACCTGCGCGCTGCGGGTCGTGGGCCGCGGGCACGGCATGCGGGTGGAGAACCGGGTGCCGGGCGGCGACGTCAACCAGTACCTGGCCGTGAGCGCACTCATCGCCGCCGGCCTCTATGGCATCGAGAACAAGCTTGAGCTCGACGACGTCTTCGTCGGCAACGCCTACGCCAGCGACGCCCCGCGGGTGCCGGCCACGCTCCGCGAGGCCGCGGCGCTCTTCGCCGAGTCACCCGTGGCCCGGGCGGCCTTCGGCGACGAGGTCGTGGACCACTACCTCAACAACGCCCGCATCGAACTGGCCGCGTACGACGCCGTGGTCACCGACTGGGAGAGGGTGCGCGGCTTTGAACGCCTCTGA
- a CDS encoding amino acid permease: MSESARSVSGVTYTPAEAGYFEKRSLKRTAGFWGIWGIGIAAVISGDFSGWNFGLASAGFGGMLIAFVLVVVMYFTMLFSIGEMSAAMPHTGGAYSFARAAMGPWGGFITGLAETIEYVATTAVIVYFSAAYANGITSVLFGFELPGWLWWVILYAVFILLNMAGASVSFAFALVVAVISIAILAVFAVLAVVSGQFSVDNLFDIVPDAGQSAFLPHGVLPILFALPFAMWFFLGIEELPLVAEEAHNPTKDIPRAGITGMITLVVCGAAVLVLNPGVNGSEALGVSGEPLLDGFRAILPDGLAAVLSAFALIGLLASLQGIMFAYGRNMYSLSRAGYYPKVLSLTGKRQTPWVALMVGAVIGFLALVVVDLTGGAAGSGGAIVLNIAVWGAVLAYVLQMASFIILRRVFPAAKRPYVSPTGVVGAVVAGIIALAIFLGFLLNEAFRPAIVAIAVVYVVGLVLFALFGRSRLVLSPEEEYALSGGLHGDPQAEGYDAMENDVFPEEPAAK; encoded by the coding sequence GTGTCTGAGTCCGCCCGATCCGTTTCCGGCGTTACATATACGCCCGCCGAGGCCGGTTATTTCGAGAAACGTTCGCTCAAGCGCACCGCCGGATTCTGGGGGATCTGGGGGATCGGCATCGCCGCGGTCATCTCCGGTGACTTCTCCGGCTGGAACTTCGGCCTGGCCTCCGCGGGCTTCGGCGGCATGCTGATCGCCTTCGTGCTCGTAGTGGTGATGTACTTCACGATGCTGTTCTCGATCGGGGAGATGTCCGCCGCGATGCCGCACACCGGCGGCGCCTACTCCTTCGCCCGGGCGGCCATGGGCCCGTGGGGCGGTTTCATCACCGGGCTGGCCGAGACCATCGAGTACGTCGCCACCACAGCGGTGATCGTCTACTTCTCCGCCGCCTACGCCAACGGCATCACCTCGGTTCTGTTCGGCTTCGAACTGCCCGGCTGGCTGTGGTGGGTGATCCTCTACGCGGTGTTCATCCTGCTGAACATGGCGGGAGCATCCGTCTCGTTCGCCTTCGCCCTGGTCGTGGCCGTCATCTCGATCGCGATCCTGGCCGTGTTCGCTGTCCTGGCCGTGGTGTCCGGTCAGTTCAGCGTCGACAACCTCTTCGACATCGTGCCGGATGCCGGCCAGAGCGCGTTCCTGCCACACGGCGTACTGCCGATCCTCTTCGCGCTGCCGTTCGCCATGTGGTTCTTCCTCGGCATCGAGGAGCTGCCGCTGGTGGCCGAGGAGGCGCACAACCCCACCAAGGACATCCCGCGCGCGGGTATCACCGGCATGATCACCCTCGTGGTCTGCGGCGCGGCCGTGCTGGTGCTGAACCCCGGCGTGAACGGCTCCGAGGCCCTCGGCGTCTCGGGGGAGCCGCTTCTGGACGGCTTCCGGGCGATCCTGCCCGACGGCCTGGCCGCCGTGCTCAGCGCGTTCGCGCTGATCGGGCTGCTCGCCTCGCTGCAGGGCATCATGTTCGCCTACGGCCGCAACATGTACTCGCTCAGCCGGGCCGGCTACTACCCCAAGGTGCTCTCCCTCACCGGCAAGCGGCAGACGCCCTGGGTGGCACTCATGGTCGGTGCTGTGATCGGTTTCCTGGCGCTCGTCGTGGTCGACCTCACCGGCGGCGCGGCCGGCTCCGGCGGAGCCATCGTGCTCAACATCGCCGTCTGGGGGGCCGTGCTCGCCTACGTGCTGCAGATGGCATCGTTCATCATCCTGCGCCGGGTGTTCCCCGCCGCCAAGCGGCCGTACGTGAGCCCCACCGGTGTGGTGGGCGCCGTGGTGGCCGGCATCATCGCCCTGGCGATCTTCCTGGGCTTCCTGCTCAACGAGGCGTTCCGGCCGGCCATCGTGGCGATCGCGGTCGTCTACGTGGTGGGGCTGGTGCTGTTCGCCCTCTTCGGCCGCAGCCGCCTGGTGCTCTCCCCCGAGGAGGAGTACGCGCTCTCCGGCGGCCTGCACGGCGACCCGCAGGCCGAGGGGTACGACGCCATGGAGAATGACGTCTTCCCCGAGGAGCCAGCCGCCAAATAA